The proteins below are encoded in one region of Vibrio tubiashii:
- a CDS encoding peptidase domain-containing ABC transporter produces the protein MLNLPKSAVKSLNPTELLSFSSLKSVPLITQSEMSECGLACLAMICSYYGFKVDIASLRKHTLSATQGMSLKDIMDIGSELQLSSRAVKCDLEDLRHLSTPCILHWDLDHFVVLTKVTRNAVIVNDPAVGKRKLGLEEVSKSFTGVALELTPSASFKKKDSQVTMKISQLWERIEGFKRALVSLVCLSVVMQFAALISPYYMQWVIDSVLLSNDQPLLLVLAIGFMLLLFVQVSVSTLRSWFILKFNSMMSIQMGANLFHHLLRLPISYFERRHIGDIVSRFGSIASIRNMLTTGLVESLIDGLMAVVVVVMMFLYNVKLAAIVIAVVATSYAVQLAFYYPNRRLTAELILVSAKEDSNFLETLRAMQTIKLFSNETNRQNMWLNRFAEVVNAEIKLGRIQIAESHVNKLLFGVENILVVYFGALAVMEAQLTVGMLIAFIAYKTQFTTSMTNFIDKLFSFKLLELHLERLSDIVFEAREIVPSSAVLPKQLSGHICFDNVSFRYADNLDWVLHKVSFEVMPGESVALVGPSGSGKTTIMKLLLGILTVDEGSIYVDGVKISDVALPDYRSRFGSVMQDDALFSGTLCENITMFESDYDFERLEQSCLQANILDDIKKLPLGFHSLVGDMGNSFSGGQLQRIFLARALYKQPQVLCLDEATSHLDADNEHQINFNIRQMNMTRLIIAHRKETIATADRVIRL, from the coding sequence ATGCTTAATCTACCCAAATCTGCTGTTAAATCGCTTAACCCCACGGAACTACTGTCGTTCTCATCTCTCAAATCGGTTCCCCTAATTACTCAGTCAGAAATGTCTGAATGTGGACTGGCCTGTTTAGCGATGATTTGCTCGTACTACGGGTTCAAGGTGGATATCGCGTCGTTGAGAAAGCACACTTTGTCGGCGACGCAAGGAATGAGCTTGAAAGACATTATGGATATTGGAAGCGAGCTGCAGCTGTCTTCACGTGCCGTAAAGTGTGATTTAGAAGATCTTCGCCACCTTTCTACTCCCTGTATACTTCACTGGGATTTGGATCATTTCGTTGTTTTGACCAAGGTGACCAGAAACGCTGTGATTGTCAATGATCCAGCTGTAGGAAAGCGAAAGCTGGGTCTCGAAGAAGTAAGCAAGAGCTTCACTGGTGTAGCGTTAGAGCTTACACCGAGTGCAAGCTTCAAGAAGAAAGATAGTCAGGTGACGATGAAAATCTCTCAATTGTGGGAGAGAATAGAGGGATTCAAGCGAGCATTGGTATCGCTTGTTTGTTTGTCTGTGGTGATGCAATTTGCCGCGCTGATTTCCCCGTATTATATGCAGTGGGTCATTGATTCGGTGCTGCTAAGCAATGACCAACCGTTGCTCCTAGTGTTGGCGATTGGCTTTATGTTGCTGTTGTTTGTTCAGGTGTCTGTCAGTACGTTAAGAAGCTGGTTTATTCTCAAATTTAATAGCATGATGAGCATACAGATGGGCGCCAATTTATTTCATCATCTCTTGCGGTTGCCTATTAGCTACTTTGAACGACGCCATATTGGCGATATCGTTTCTCGCTTTGGTTCCATCGCTTCTATTCGAAATATGCTCACAACTGGGTTGGTCGAGTCGCTTATTGACGGCCTGATGGCCGTCGTTGTTGTCGTCATGATGTTTCTTTACAACGTAAAACTCGCGGCCATCGTTATTGCGGTTGTAGCGACGTCTTATGCGGTACAGCTTGCTTTCTACTACCCGAACCGTCGGTTAACTGCGGAACTGATCCTCGTGTCAGCAAAAGAAGATTCTAATTTCTTAGAAACGTTGCGAGCCATGCAAACGATCAAGTTATTTAGCAATGAAACAAACCGGCAAAACATGTGGCTGAACCGGTTTGCTGAAGTCGTTAACGCGGAGATAAAGTTAGGCCGTATTCAAATCGCTGAGTCCCATGTGAACAAGTTGTTGTTTGGTGTTGAAAACATCCTCGTCGTCTATTTTGGCGCTCTAGCTGTAATGGAAGCTCAGTTGACCGTTGGGATGTTAATCGCTTTTATTGCATACAAGACGCAATTTACTACCAGTATGACGAACTTCATTGATAAATTGTTTTCATTTAAATTGCTCGAACTGCATTTAGAAAGATTATCGGATATTGTGTTTGAAGCGCGTGAAATCGTCCCTTCCTCAGCGGTCTTACCGAAGCAGTTATCCGGTCACATTTGCTTTGACAATGTCAGCTTCCGATATGCAGACAATTTAGATTGGGTGTTACATAAGGTGTCGTTTGAGGTGATGCCTGGTGAAAGCGTGGCATTAGTCGGTCCTTCAGGCTCAGGAAAAACAACGATTATGAAGCTATTGTTGGGGATCTTGACTGTCGATGAAGGGAGCATATATGTTGATGGGGTGAAGATTAGCGATGTTGCCTTGCCTGACTATCGCAGCCGATTTGGTAGTGTCATGCAAGACGACGCCCTGTTTTCTGGAACTCTATGCGAAAACATTACCATGTTTGAGTCTGATTATGATTTTGAACGTCTAGAACAAAGCTGTTTACAAGCCAACATACTGGATGACATTAAGAAACTACCGCTGGGCTTTCATTCTTTAGTTGGCGACATGGGAAATAGCTTCTCTGGGGGGCAATTGCAACGGATCTTCCTTGCTCGCGCCTTATATAAACAGCCACAAGTACTGTGTTTAGATGAAGCAACGAGTCACTTAGACGCAGACAATGAACATCAAATTAACTTTAACATACGCCAGATGAATATGACTCGATTGATCATTGCTCACCGAAAAGAGACGATTGCAACAGCCGACCGCGTGATCAGATTGTAA
- a CDS encoding HlyD family secretion protein has product MIFRKEAIEAKKNRLTGKIIIHQRLSSYPLHLLIFVTFLAVIVYLSQCSYSRKETVKGYLLPSKGVIKVVSGRKGVLVRLLVQEGSNVVSNQPIAKIRDSQGMTGGVDVSMALKNELQQQRQALQSELSIQTAIFDKEERRIDTQLTQRNRSLNAIRKAKATSLLRLELKEQQYEKNKSLHHKGYLSSTELAVVHEEYLEALESYDRLEKELASVLVEIDALKSAKILLPEQRFLKKTTIQREISQLETQQIELDNDYEFIITAPESGMVTAIQPSVGSYLTTDTIILSIIPQNSPLEMELLLPTRSAGFVQLGDEVRIRFDAFPYQKFGLVKGQVTNIDQALVLPSDKVFPIKTTEAMYRVRATLATQAIGAYGKQFPLKVGMIAEADIIQEKRSLLEWLLDPIYAIKGKLG; this is encoded by the coding sequence ATGATCTTTCGAAAAGAAGCAATTGAGGCTAAGAAAAATCGTCTCACTGGAAAAATCATTATTCATCAACGGCTGTCGAGCTACCCTTTACATCTGCTTATCTTCGTTACGTTTCTGGCTGTCATTGTTTACCTTTCTCAGTGCAGTTACTCTCGAAAAGAAACCGTGAAAGGGTACTTATTACCCTCCAAAGGTGTTATCAAGGTTGTGTCTGGTCGAAAAGGGGTCTTAGTTCGTTTACTCGTTCAGGAAGGCAGCAACGTAGTCAGTAACCAACCCATTGCTAAGATCAGAGACAGTCAGGGGATGACCGGAGGGGTCGACGTTTCCATGGCACTGAAAAATGAGCTGCAACAGCAACGTCAAGCGCTTCAGTCAGAGTTGAGTATTCAAACTGCAATCTTTGACAAAGAAGAACGTCGAATCGACACACAATTGACGCAAAGAAACCGGAGTCTCAACGCGATTAGAAAAGCAAAGGCCACGAGTTTGTTGCGCTTAGAGCTCAAAGAACAGCAATACGAAAAGAATAAAAGCCTTCACCACAAAGGCTACCTATCGTCGACAGAACTGGCGGTAGTTCATGAGGAGTACCTAGAAGCATTGGAGTCGTATGATAGACTGGAAAAGGAGTTGGCATCGGTACTGGTCGAGATTGACGCGCTTAAGTCCGCTAAAATCTTGCTTCCGGAACAAAGGTTTCTAAAGAAGACGACCATACAAAGAGAAATTTCCCAGCTAGAGACCCAGCAGATCGAACTCGACAACGATTACGAGTTTATTATTACCGCTCCAGAGTCTGGCATGGTCACCGCGATTCAGCCCTCTGTGGGATCTTATCTTACCACCGACACCATTATACTAAGTATCATTCCTCAAAACTCGCCGTTGGAAATGGAGCTACTATTGCCTACGCGCTCCGCAGGTTTCGTCCAACTGGGTGACGAAGTCAGGATTCGGTTCGACGCATTTCCTTATCAGAAGTTCGGATTGGTTAAAGGGCAGGTCACGAATATTGATCAAGCGTTAGTGCTGCCTAGCGATAAAGTGTTTCCGATTAAAACTACGGAAGCGATGTATCGTGTGAGAGCAACATTAGCGACCCAAGCGATAGGGGCGTATGGAAAACAGTTCCCACTTAAAGTCGGTATGATCGCTGAAGCCGATATTATCCAAGAAAAACGTAGCCTACTTGAATGGCTGTTGGACCCGATCTATGCAATCAAAGGAAAGCTCGGATAG
- a CDS encoding FecCD family ABC transporter permease, whose translation MTSTTRMQSGIIVGLCALIALTALSVLQGSTTIPLRAVGDAFLLWFYQGENHLGPVYSIVIDLRLPRALLAMMVGAGLGIVGVLLQTTTRNDLADPFLFGLSAGAAAGAVAVITIGSNLLGIWTLPAAAFIGGMTASALVIALVRQMSDSGPEKLILAGLAVSFIFTALTNYLIFSGDQRAAHSVLFWSLGGLGLARWDNLWLAFLGFIAVFGYALYHHRNFDALLAGEQTAYTLGVDPIKLRNLTFVICAFSTAIFVSLTGIIGFIGLMVPHIARTLTGALHKKLILLSALLGSLILLGSDLVARIILTPQELPLGIVTTSVGGLFVFFLLTKSSR comes from the coding sequence ATGACCAGTACAACGCGAATGCAAAGTGGCATCATTGTTGGACTGTGTGCGTTGATAGCGTTAACCGCGCTGTCTGTGCTCCAGGGCTCGACAACAATTCCGCTTCGCGCCGTGGGCGATGCATTTCTTCTGTGGTTCTACCAAGGAGAAAATCACCTCGGCCCAGTCTATAGCATCGTCATTGACTTACGTCTTCCTCGGGCCCTGTTGGCAATGATGGTAGGTGCAGGTCTTGGTATCGTCGGTGTTTTGCTGCAAACCACGACACGTAATGATTTGGCAGACCCCTTTTTATTCGGTTTAAGCGCGGGGGCCGCAGCTGGCGCGGTCGCTGTAATCACCATTGGCAGCAACTTACTGGGTATCTGGACACTGCCTGCTGCGGCTTTTATTGGCGGAATGACCGCATCCGCACTTGTCATTGCACTGGTGAGGCAAATGTCCGATTCAGGACCAGAGAAACTTATTCTTGCTGGACTGGCCGTCTCTTTTATCTTTACCGCGTTAACCAATTATTTGATTTTTTCTGGAGATCAACGAGCCGCTCACTCGGTATTGTTTTGGTCATTAGGGGGCTTAGGTCTTGCTCGGTGGGATAACCTATGGTTGGCATTCCTCGGATTTATTGCCGTGTTTGGCTATGCCCTCTATCATCACCGCAATTTTGATGCTCTACTCGCAGGAGAACAGACCGCCTACACGCTTGGAGTCGACCCTATTAAGTTGAGAAATCTAACTTTTGTCATTTGCGCCTTCAGCACGGCGATTTTTGTTTCCTTGACTGGTATCATTGGCTTTATTGGCCTTATGGTGCCGCATATTGCAAGGACACTGACGGGCGCACTGCACAAAAAGCTAATTCTCCTATCTGCATTACTCGGGAGCCTCATTCTCCTCGGCAGTGATTTAGTCGCTCGGATTATTTTAACGCCTCAAGAGCTGCCTCTGGGTATTGTGACCACATCGGTTGGCGGTTTGTTTGTGTTTTTCTTACTAACGAAGAGCTCACGATAA
- a CDS encoding ABC transporter substrate-binding protein: protein MKKILLFGFLFASVTSYASVTVENCGKSISFKTPPKRMVVHDINMAEMAFALDLQDRIVGLTGITGWYKTGPEFEKMRGDIPELAPKYPTMENLLAAEPDLFFAGWYYGMKPGGEVTPDTLAKKNINTLVLSESCVHLDKQKSQVTMDLLFDDVMRLGKIFNKQTQAASLVKRWKSQLNDVQLKVHGAPKTRVFLYDSGEEKPFTAGKYAIITPMIEAAGGRNIMADMQTSWGRTAWENVAMKNPQFLLLLDYQDGNGVTKLMDFLKQHPAMKQTDAVKNERYIALRYAELTPGPANIDVIAKLAKAIHPERF, encoded by the coding sequence TTCGGATTTCTTTTTGCATCCGTCACCTCCTACGCAAGCGTTACAGTGGAAAACTGTGGCAAATCGATTAGTTTCAAAACACCGCCTAAGCGTATGGTGGTCCATGACATTAATATGGCGGAAATGGCCTTCGCTCTCGACTTACAAGACCGCATTGTAGGTTTAACGGGCATCACTGGTTGGTATAAAACAGGTCCCGAGTTTGAAAAAATGCGAGGAGATATTCCGGAGCTCGCGCCCAAATACCCAACGATGGAAAACTTGCTTGCAGCCGAACCAGACCTTTTCTTCGCAGGATGGTATTACGGCATGAAGCCCGGCGGAGAGGTCACCCCAGATACGCTAGCAAAAAAAAACATCAACACCTTGGTCCTCAGTGAGAGTTGTGTTCACTTAGACAAACAAAAATCACAAGTCACCATGGATCTCCTATTTGACGATGTCATGCGTCTAGGTAAGATTTTTAATAAACAAACACAGGCGGCTTCCCTGGTGAAGCGGTGGAAGTCACAACTGAATGATGTCCAGCTAAAGGTTCACGGTGCGCCGAAAACACGGGTGTTCCTGTACGACTCGGGGGAAGAAAAACCCTTTACAGCCGGGAAGTACGCCATCATAACACCAATGATAGAAGCCGCTGGTGGTCGCAATATCATGGCCGATATGCAAACCAGTTGGGGACGCACAGCATGGGAGAACGTCGCCATGAAAAACCCCCAATTCTTGCTACTGTTAGATTATCAAGATGGTAATGGCGTGACCAAATTGATGGACTTTTTAAAACAGCATCCCGCTATGAAACAGACAGATGCCGTCAAGAACGAGCGCTACATTGCTCTAAGGTACGCAGAGCTCACACCAGGCCCTGCAAATATCGATGTGATAGCGAAACTTGCTAAAGCTATCCACCCTGAGCGTTTTTAG